In Opitutaceae bacterium TAV5, one genomic interval encodes:
- a CDS encoding ABC transporter ATPase, with product MKILTEGHRYELANFEKKDAPGQVIQFIEKVPESPGSATLVTVNDGTTNEELARVLINRIQHLNGKFPCRENAIAITHFETGLMWLEKRTADRVARNVEGKATT from the coding sequence ATGAAAATCCTCACGGAAGGACACAGATACGAACTCGCGAACTTCGAGAAAAAGGACGCTCCCGGCCAGGTGATTCAGTTCATCGAAAAGGTTCCGGAGTCTCCGGGTTCCGCAACCCTCGTCACCGTCAATGACGGGACTACCAATGAGGAGTTGGCGCGTGTCCTTATCAACCGCATCCAGCACCTCAACGGCAAATTCCCCTGCCGCGAAAACGCCATCGCCATCACGCACTTCGAGACGGGGTTGATGTGGCTCGAAAAGCGCACGGCGGACCGCGTGGCTCGCAACGTCGAAGGCAAGGCCACGACCTAA
- a CDS encoding tail protein: protein MVLETIVTNIGLAKIASAIANGVTVNLAAIALGDGGGNPVTPSQTATELVREVWRGGLTNLTNDPNNPDRYVVAETIVPTDVGGWAVREVGVFDDSGALIAVGNFPDTYKPLPTEGAARDLVVRIYLAVSSTSAVELRIDPAIVLASRQWVTDNFTVGAQIPGGNTGYVLRKKSNADGDFEWVDIASGTTILVAPREEVQTLVAGQTVVTLAVCTTEGVAIYLDGVRLRGPAVADPQFSIQDDTTLTLATPATAGQKLHAAQNEPASELDYLRGVNNLGEIKAAGAPAQQKALENLGLPNTLGNLAKAVGELLMPVGHIYVTVNNTNPAALLGFGTWARWGEGRSLTGFSTSDADFNAVEKTGGNKTVTLTVAQLPAHTHNNAAQTITTTSAGAHTHATNSVTVTTTNAGSHTHAIWGNSSAGETSSAYGFANTNADRPITGDNTGAAWFTQNGFGTQLIQTAGGHTHTVTIPALTAASAGAHTHTVTVEAKATTSVGSNSPVNILQPYIVAHLWKRTA from the coding sequence ATGGTCCTCGAAACCATCGTTACCAATATCGGCCTCGCAAAGATTGCCTCCGCCATCGCCAACGGCGTCACCGTCAACCTCGCCGCCATCGCGCTCGGTGATGGGGGGGGCAACCCCGTCACCCCGTCGCAAACTGCCACGGAGCTTGTCCGCGAAGTCTGGCGTGGCGGGCTTACGAACCTCACCAACGATCCGAACAACCCGGACCGCTACGTCGTCGCCGAAACCATCGTGCCGACCGACGTTGGCGGGTGGGCGGTGCGCGAGGTGGGCGTGTTCGACGACTCCGGCGCGCTCATCGCCGTCGGCAACTTCCCCGACACCTACAAGCCGCTCCCCACCGAGGGAGCCGCCCGCGACCTCGTCGTCCGCATTTACCTCGCCGTTTCCTCGACCTCCGCCGTCGAACTCCGGATCGATCCCGCCATCGTCCTTGCCTCCCGCCAATGGGTGACGGACAACTTCACCGTCGGCGCCCAAATTCCCGGCGGCAACACCGGTTACGTCCTCCGTAAAAAGTCCAACGCCGACGGCGATTTTGAATGGGTGGATATTGCCAGCGGCACCACGATCCTTGTCGCGCCCCGCGAGGAAGTGCAAACCTTGGTTGCCGGGCAAACGGTCGTCACCCTCGCCGTTTGCACGACCGAAGGCGTCGCCATTTACCTTGACGGCGTCCGACTGCGCGGTCCGGCCGTAGCCGATCCGCAATTCAGTATCCAGGACGATACTACCCTGACACTCGCCACGCCTGCCACCGCCGGCCAGAAGCTCCACGCCGCGCAGAACGAACCTGCTAGCGAACTCGACTACCTCCGCGGGGTCAACAATCTCGGCGAGATCAAAGCGGCCGGCGCTCCGGCACAACAGAAGGCGCTCGAAAACCTCGGTCTCCCCAACACGCTTGGAAACCTTGCGAAGGCTGTCGGCGAATTGCTGATGCCCGTCGGGCACATTTACGTCACCGTCAACAACACCAACCCGGCTGCTCTGCTCGGCTTCGGCACGTGGGCCCGATGGGGTGAAGGACGCTCCCTGACCGGCTTCTCGACGAGCGACGCCGATTTCAACGCTGTCGAGAAAACCGGTGGCAACAAGACCGTCACCCTGACCGTCGCGCAACTGCCCGCCCACACGCACAACAACGCCGCGCAAACGATCACGACCACCAGCGCTGGCGCGCACACGCACGCGACCAATTCAGTTACCGTTACGACTACCAATGCGGGCAGTCATACCCATGCCATTTGGGGAAACTCATCGGCGGGAGAAACCTCCAGTGCATACGGCTTTGCCAACACCAACGCAGACCGCCCGATTACCGGCGACAATACGGGTGCGGCATGGTTCACCCAAAATGGTTTTGGCACACAACTGATCCAGACCGCCGGAGGGCACACGCATACCGTCACCATCCCCGCTCTCACGGCGGCCAGTGCCGGCGCGCACACGCATACTGTCACCGTCGAGGCCAAGGCCACCACCAGCGTCGGCAGCAACTCCCCGGTCAACATTCTGCAACCCTACATCGTCGCGCACCTCTGGAAACGCACCGCATGA
- a CDS encoding tail protein — protein MSTTAADPTALLPPNSTPQERAISFATERAATIPVPNRTLWNPWTCPADTLPWLAWSLDVKDWDSAWTERQKRAAIAASVEVHRRAGTVGALRRALSAIGYEVAINEATGQPYTFDLEVEVGDRGMDAETFDEAERIALANKNARSHLRAVRAILRSNGRLTLAAAANSGVNTAVLPAWRRTPALAEALLIVAAAAHDIDTVTMLAPETNVTALEWEAVIALGIAPHVTAHLTA, from the coding sequence ATGAGCACGACTGCCGCCGATCCCACCGCCCTCCTCCCGCCAAACTCCACTCCCCAGGAGCGCGCCATCTCCTTTGCCACCGAGCGCGCCGCCACCATTCCCGTTCCCAACCGCACACTCTGGAATCCCTGGACCTGCCCCGCCGACACCCTGCCCTGGCTTGCGTGGTCACTCGACGTGAAGGACTGGGACAGCGCATGGACCGAGCGCCAGAAGCGCGCCGCCATCGCCGCCTCTGTCGAAGTCCATCGCCGCGCCGGCACCGTCGGCGCGCTCCGCCGCGCCCTCTCCGCCATCGGCTACGAAGTCGCCATCAACGAAGCCACCGGCCAGCCCTACACCTTCGATCTGGAAGTCGAGGTGGGTGACAGAGGTATGGACGCCGAGACCTTCGACGAAGCCGAGCGCATCGCCCTCGCCAACAAAAACGCCCGCTCCCACCTCCGCGCCGTGCGGGCCATCCTCCGCAGCAACGGACGGCTCACCCTCGCCGCCGCCGCCAACAGCGGTGTCAACACCGCCGTCCTCCCCGCATGGCGTCGCACCCCGGCACTCGCCGAGGCGCTCCTCATCGTCGCCGCCGCCGCGCATGACATCGACACCGTCACGATGCTCGCGCCCGAAACCAACGTCACCGCCCTGGAGTGGGAGGCCGTCATCGCCCTCGGCATCGCCCCTCACGTCACCGCCCACCTCACCGCCTGA
- a CDS encoding baseplate assembly protein translates to MSGIIDISGLPAPAVVETLSFDAILAEMIADLRARDPAFTALVESDPAYKIVEVCAYRELLIRARVNDAAKAVMLAYATGADLDNLAANYGVIRKVVTPADPEALPPAEAVMETDADLRRRALLSLDGLSTAGPTGAYKFHALSVAGVRDASVSSSAPGVVDVYILSTAGDGEPSTELLDAVQAALTAEDVRPLTDNVVVNPPEIIEYTVAATLTTFAGPDVAVVLAAAQAAVGKYVSENFRLGRSITLSGLYAALHQSGVQRADLVSPAANIICPAGHAARCNGISITHGGTET, encoded by the coding sequence ATGAGCGGCATCATCGACATTTCCGGACTCCCCGCGCCGGCCGTCGTCGAGACGCTGTCCTTTGACGCAATTCTCGCCGAGATGATTGCGGATCTTCGCGCCCGCGACCCCGCCTTTACCGCTCTCGTCGAGTCCGACCCCGCCTACAAAATTGTCGAAGTTTGCGCCTACCGCGAACTCCTGATCCGCGCCCGCGTCAACGACGCCGCCAAGGCCGTCATGCTCGCCTACGCGACCGGCGCCGACCTCGACAACCTCGCGGCAAATTACGGCGTCATCCGCAAGGTCGTCACGCCCGCCGACCCCGAGGCGCTTCCGCCGGCCGAGGCCGTGATGGAGACCGACGCCGATCTTCGCCGCCGCGCCCTGCTTTCCCTCGATGGCCTTTCCACCGCGGGCCCGACGGGTGCCTACAAGTTCCACGCCCTCAGCGTGGCCGGCGTCCGCGATGCCTCCGTTTCGTCGTCCGCGCCCGGCGTCGTTGACGTGTATATCCTTTCCACCGCTGGCGACGGCGAGCCATCCACCGAACTCCTCGATGCCGTGCAAGCCGCCCTCACCGCCGAGGACGTGCGCCCGCTGACCGACAACGTCGTCGTCAACCCTCCCGAGATCATCGAGTACACCGTTGCGGCTACCCTCACCACCTTTGCCGGTCCCGATGTCGCCGTCGTTCTCGCCGCCGCGCAGGCCGCCGTCGGGAAATACGTTTCGGAAAACTTCCGCCTCGGACGCTCGATCACGCTCTCCGGGCTCTACGCCGCGCTCCACCAGTCCGGCGTGCAGCGCGCTGACCTCGTCTCGCCCGCCGCCAACATCATCTGTCCTGCCGGACATGCCGCCCGCTGTAACGGCATCAGCATTACACACGGAGGGACCGAGACATGA
- a CDS encoding phage baseplate protein, whose product MRGTDQQTGKAIDGIAHLRQSIRDILTTPLGSRVMRRDYGSRLFELLDAPVTPALLAPVTAAVAEALAKWEPRFALESVGINSGATTPAAGRLVLTLKGRHLPDGHPLTLEGVATA is encoded by the coding sequence ATGCGCGGCACAGACCAACAGACAGGCAAGGCCATCGACGGCATCGCCCATCTCCGGCAGTCGATTCGGGACATCCTGACGACGCCGCTCGGCTCACGTGTCATGCGTCGGGACTACGGATCCCGCCTCTTTGAGCTTCTCGACGCGCCCGTTACGCCGGCATTGCTCGCGCCCGTAACCGCTGCCGTTGCCGAAGCCCTCGCCAAATGGGAGCCGCGTTTCGCCCTCGAAAGCGTCGGCATCAATTCCGGCGCCACCACCCCCGCCGCCGGTCGCCTCGTGCTCACCCTGAAAGGTCGCCACCTCCCCGACGGCCATCCGCTCACCCTGGAAGGAGTCGCCACCGCATGA
- a CDS encoding baseplate assembly protein produces MSRILTDAIRRITELERRQANMLRVGTVAQLSADPPRVRVKIGLLLTTWLRWLTYRAGNVRTWSAPTIGEQVLVLAPTGDLAQAVVLPALNQDDYPAPGDNPAETVAVFPGGLRIRTLADGSAVIDAAALTLKAGQVTIDAPVSTTSTITSAGDHVAGGISLIQHTHGGVDRGSSQTDPPS; encoded by the coding sequence ATGAGCCGGATACTGACCGACGCCATCCGCCGCATCACCGAGCTTGAGCGCCGCCAGGCGAACATGCTGCGCGTCGGCACCGTCGCGCAACTCAGTGCCGATCCGCCCCGCGTCCGCGTCAAGATCGGCCTGCTCCTCACCACTTGGCTCCGCTGGCTCACATATCGCGCCGGCAACGTCCGCACCTGGTCCGCGCCGACGATCGGCGAGCAAGTCCTCGTGCTGGCGCCGACCGGCGACCTTGCGCAGGCGGTAGTGCTCCCCGCGCTCAACCAGGACGATTACCCCGCGCCCGGAGACAACCCCGCCGAGACCGTCGCCGTTTTCCCCGGCGGGCTCCGCATCCGGACCCTTGCCGACGGCTCCGCCGTCATCGACGCAGCCGCGCTCACCCTCAAGGCCGGGCAAGTCACCATCGACGCACCCGTCTCCACGACCTCGACAATCACCAGCGCCGGCGACCACGTGGCCGGCGGCATCAGCCTGATCCAGCACACGCACGGCGGTGTGGATCGGGGCAGCTCACAGACCGACCCGCCCTCCTGA